In Leptolyngbya sp. FACHB-261, the following are encoded in one genomic region:
- a CDS encoding oxidoreductase, whose protein sequence is MTQKTWFITGASRGIGAEIAKAVLAAGDQLIATARKKTDLDQFESNPNVLTLSLDITDETQVQAAVAAGLERFGQIDVLVNNAGFGVLGGIEETSAEEVERVYRTNVFGLLNVIRAVLPSMRQRRSGHIINLSSIGGYRSTPGWGVYSSTKFAVEGITEALHDEVAPLGIHATVVEPGYFRTGFLDGSSLQRTAMEIEDYAETVGKVRKIASDLSYQQPGDPTKLAQAMLQLANADTPPLRLPLGTDTLKAIAQKNAYVEQETAQWRALAESTDYR, encoded by the coding sequence ATGACTCAGAAAACATGGTTCATTACAGGTGCTTCCCGTGGAATTGGAGCCGAAATCGCGAAAGCCGTTTTGGCAGCAGGAGACCAATTAATTGCGACCGCCCGCAAAAAGACCGATCTGGATCAATTTGAGTCGAACCCCAATGTATTGACGCTTAGCCTAGATATTACCGACGAGACTCAGGTGCAAGCGGCAGTTGCAGCAGGGCTGGAACGCTTTGGGCAGATCGATGTATTAGTTAACAACGCGGGATTTGGTGTACTGGGCGGCATCGAAGAAACCAGTGCAGAAGAGGTTGAGCGGGTCTATCGCACGAATGTCTTTGGGCTGTTGAATGTGATCCGTGCCGTATTGCCCAGCATGCGCCAGCGCCGCTCTGGACACATTATTAACCTATCGTCAATCGGGGGCTATCGCTCTACTCCAGGCTGGGGCGTCTACTCCTCAACCAAGTTTGCGGTTGAAGGTATTACCGAAGCTTTGCATGATGAAGTAGCTCCTTTGGGCATCCATGCGACTGTGGTTGAGCCGGGCTACTTCCGGACTGGTTTTCTCGATGGCAGCTCGCTCCAGCGCACTGCAATGGAAATTGAGGATTACGCGGAGACGGTCGGCAAAGTTCGTAAAATCGCCTCTGACTTGAGCTATCAACAGCCGGGAGACCCCACCAAGCTTGCCCAAGCGATGCTTCAACTCGCGAATGCTGATACTCCACCTCTCCGGTTGCCTCTCGGTACAGACACCCTTAAAGCCATTGCCCAGAAGAACGCTTACGTCGAGCAAGAAACGGCACAATGGCGCGCTCTGGCTGAATCTACTGATTACAGATAG
- a CDS encoding AraC family transcriptional regulator has translation MSNDTPLSREPGMADESLKRETTIDACQELAELVARHTDGMGNGIHATAIAQLELMRESVAPTALRAVYEPTLCIILQGKKETLLGQETYHYGAAQYIVVTVDLPLSGNIVEATLDKPYLCFKLSLDATQLWHIIDQLQRTPAQKESSVRGLFVSDANTQLIDCATRLTRLLETPEDIPFLAPMIIREIYYRLLMGDQNEAVWQIATSGSYMQRIAEVIKQIKAEFTKPLSMDDLAKQASMSSASFHRHFKAVTSMSPLQYQKQLRLLEARRLMLAENADATYAAYRVGYESPSQFSREYSRMFGTPPKKDVGRLRIA, from the coding sequence ATGTCTAACGATACGCCGCTAAGCAGAGAACCCGGTATGGCAGATGAATCCTTAAAGCGCGAGACCACAATTGATGCTTGTCAAGAACTGGCGGAATTAGTGGCCCGCCACACGGATGGCATGGGGAACGGTATCCATGCAACAGCGATCGCTCAGTTGGAATTGATGCGAGAATCTGTGGCTCCTACGGCACTCCGCGCTGTGTATGAACCGACGCTTTGCATTATTCTTCAGGGTAAAAAAGAAACCTTACTGGGACAGGAAACCTATCACTATGGTGCAGCTCAATATATTGTTGTCACTGTAGATTTGCCACTCAGTGGCAATATTGTCGAAGCGACACTGGATAAACCATATCTATGCTTTAAGTTAAGCCTGGACGCGACTCAGCTTTGGCATATTATCGACCAACTCCAGCGCACTCCAGCTCAAAAAGAAAGTTCAGTGAGAGGCTTGTTCGTAAGCGATGCCAATACCCAATTGATTGATTGTGCCACCCGGCTCACACGGCTTCTGGAGACGCCCGAGGATATTCCATTCCTAGCACCGATGATAATTCGCGAAATCTATTACCGTCTATTAATGGGCGACCAGAACGAGGCGGTTTGGCAGATTGCGACCTCCGGCAGCTATATGCAGCGCATTGCAGAGGTGATTAAACAGATCAAAGCTGAGTTTACAAAACCATTGAGCATGGATGATTTAGCAAAGCAAGCGAGTATGTCTTCTGCATCATTTCATCGGCACTTTAAGGCAGTGACCTCAATGAGCCCGCTGCAATATCAAAAGCAGTTGAGGTTATTGGAAGCCCGTCGCCTAATGCTGGCTGAAAATGCGGATGCAACCTATGCGGCGTATCGGGTTGGTTATGAGAGTCCTTCTCAGTTCAGTCGCGAATATTCCCGCATGTTTGGCACCCCGCCCAAGAAGGATGTTGGGCGTTTACGAATTGCCTGA
- a CDS encoding extracellular solute-binding protein: protein MGVFGFVGFYNPNWGDEQQALEYVTKVYKNAPTLTKDAREASDLFFQQRQGDVLINYENEIILSATNGQKLPYTIPEVNISIDSTVAVVDKNVEQHRTEEVAKAFVDFLYSTEAQQEFAKLGYRPVNPSVVAEVASKYPPVKTLFTVQDLGGWDIVQKQFFGDGATFDKVQAASKT from the coding sequence TTGGGAGTTTTTGGCTTTGTGGGGTTCTACAACCCAAACTGGGGGGATGAACAGCAAGCGCTGGAGTATGTAACTAAAGTCTATAAAAACGCTCCCACTTTAACAAAAGATGCGCGTGAGGCTAGTGATCTATTTTTCCAACAAAGGCAGGGAGATGTCTTGATCAACTATGAAAACGAGATCATTCTGTCTGCAACGAATGGGCAGAAGTTGCCTTACACAATTCCTGAAGTTAACATTTCTATCGACAGTACTGTTGCCGTAGTAGACAAAAACGTTGAGCAGCACAGAACTGAAGAAGTGGCAAAAGCGTTTGTCGATTTTCTTTACTCAACAGAAGCCCAACAAGAATTTGCTAAGCTAGGCTACCGTCCCGTTAACCCTAGTGTGGTTGCAGAGGTAGCATCAAAGTATCCTCCAGTCAAAACCTTGTTCACTGTTCAGGATTTAGGAGGTTGGGATATTGTACAGAAGCAGTTCTTCGGAGACGGGGCAACGTTTGACAAAGTTCAGGCTGCCAGTAAAACATAA
- a CDS encoding FAD-binding oxidoreductase, which translates to MSQNQGTAQYERNGQTHVQITSSQEQHNYEEAIEILASKIQGELILPDNPAYEAERKVWNGSFDGYPAAIVRCADAEDVKVAVNFAREQAMTLSVRSGGHSAAGHGTNTDGLVIDLSQMKTITIDPICHTARLEPGLTWGEVAEKLQPFGLALTAGDVASVGVGGLLLSGGIGWMVRTYGLTIDRLQAVELVTADGQLLRASADENPELFWGLRGGGGNFGVATAFEVNLHPGGTVLGGAVFYEATESERILREYTRLAAAAPDELSTEVLFMLAPPAPFIPPDKQGTPVIVIMVCYTGDINEGERVVAPLRQLATPIADLIAPMPYSAIFAFTAVGEIPGFQHHSRSQFFETFSDEMIHALVESAQSILSPETLITLRVLGGAMSRIAPDATAFAHRDKQGMVLVTHFAPLSADAASLDARTQQVFRTLLPYANGAYVGFLADEGERIREVYPPATYARLVALKNQYDPTNLFHRNQNIKPTVAPATLAAQ; encoded by the coding sequence ATGTCACAAAATCAAGGAACTGCTCAATACGAGAGAAATGGGCAAACTCATGTTCAAATAACTTCTTCCCAAGAGCAGCATAACTACGAAGAAGCAATCGAGATACTCGCCTCAAAGATCCAAGGTGAACTGATCCTGCCTGATAACCCTGCTTATGAAGCAGAACGAAAAGTCTGGAACGGTAGCTTTGATGGCTACCCGGCTGCGATCGTACGCTGTGCTGATGCGGAAGATGTTAAAGTCGCCGTCAATTTTGCGCGTGAGCAGGCAATGACGCTCTCTGTGCGCAGCGGGGGGCATAGTGCAGCCGGACATGGCACCAATACCGATGGACTGGTGATCGATCTTTCCCAGATGAAGACGATTACGATTGACCCGATATGCCACACAGCCCGTCTCGAACCTGGTCTTACCTGGGGTGAAGTCGCCGAAAAGCTTCAGCCCTTTGGATTGGCATTGACAGCAGGCGACGTTGCCTCTGTGGGTGTAGGTGGTTTGCTGCTCAGCGGCGGCATCGGTTGGATGGTTCGCACCTACGGTTTAACGATTGATCGCTTGCAAGCAGTGGAGCTGGTTACAGCGGATGGACAACTGCTGCGTGCCAGTGCTGACGAAAATCCCGAACTGTTTTGGGGACTGCGCGGTGGCGGTGGCAACTTCGGCGTGGCGACCGCTTTCGAGGTAAACCTTCATCCAGGCGGAACTGTTCTGGGGGGTGCCGTCTTTTATGAGGCAACGGAGTCCGAGCGTATCCTGCGAGAGTACACCCGTCTGGCAGCGGCAGCACCGGATGAACTCTCCACTGAAGTTTTGTTCATGCTGGCACCTCCCGCTCCTTTCATTCCACCCGATAAGCAGGGAACCCCAGTCATCGTGATTATGGTCTGCTACACCGGTGACATCAACGAGGGTGAGCGGGTTGTGGCTCCTCTGCGTCAGCTTGCCACCCCGATTGCCGACCTGATTGCGCCTATGCCCTATTCGGCTATTTTTGCATTCACAGCAGTTGGTGAAATCCCTGGCTTTCAGCATCATTCTCGATCGCAGTTTTTCGAGACTTTCTCAGACGAGATGATCCACGCATTAGTTGAATCCGCTCAATCCATCCTGTCTCCTGAAACGCTGATCACCCTGCGGGTACTGGGTGGCGCGATGAGTCGGATCGCACCTGATGCAACAGCCTTTGCTCACCGCGATAAACAGGGCATGGTGTTGGTCACTCATTTCGCACCGCTATCGGCTGATGCTGCCAGTCTCGATGCCCGCACCCAGCAAGTCTTTCGGACACTCTTACCCTACGCTAACGGTGCTTATGTCGGTTTTCTGGCAGACGAGGGAGAGCGGATTCGTGAGGTCTACCCACCTGCTACCTATGCACGACTCGTGGCGCTCAAGAACCAGTATGACCCGACCAATCTGTTTCATCGCAACCAGAATATCAAACCCACCGTTGCTCCTGCGACGCTTGCTGCCCAGTGA
- a CDS encoding cupin domain-containing protein, with amino-acid sequence MDVPPFIGPPLHYHEDREEIFEVLEGRFRFHCAGEEFEVAPGTSVVVPRNTVHGWVNLGPGRARLLGTFVPGGIDEFFPQIGQTPPEGWTDLARQHDTWIVGAPLSV; translated from the coding sequence GTGGATGTTCCACCGTTCATCGGACCGCCACTCCACTATCACGAAGATAGGGAAGAAATCTTTGAAGTCCTTGAAGGCAGATTTCGCTTTCACTGCGCGGGCGAAGAGTTTGAGGTCGCGCCCGGAACATCGGTTGTGGTACCCCGTAACACCGTGCATGGATGGGTGAATCTTGGACCCGGAAGGGCTCGATTGCTCGGCACCTTTGTCCCTGGTGGAATCGACGAATTCTTCCCCCAAATCGGTCAAACACCGCCCGAAGGTTGGACAGATCTTGCCCGTCAGCACGACACTTGGATTGTTGGAGCGCCCCTTTCCGTTTAA